The Carassius auratus strain Wakin unplaced genomic scaffold, ASM336829v1 scaf_tig00216070, whole genome shotgun sequence genome contains a region encoding:
- the LOC113097020 gene encoding uncharacterized protein LOC113097020, whose product MDEMRPVEESLASVPSPKQTDVDDSSCTSKTFTSVGTQWEDHIFEEHCYIKRQHSITYVNQSTQCDTFKPLTLMNDYDSNLYTGLPLHTFHTLVAVLRPHENLAYQTEIEQQILLTLMKLKLNLLIEDLAIRFRISVSQVSRIISFWIDTMAAVLKELIPWLPKETIRATTPEAYKQHYPNVTCILDCSESEVQRPGNLDSRSESYSHYYACNTIKYLVAIAPCGLVMFISAAYGGRCSDKFITCDSGILEYLHPGDEVMVDRGFLIRDLLFERKVNMIIPHFANKMQLTEEKVTCSRRIANVRIHVERAIRRLKVYKVLSQTLPITLMPKIDKILRICAALVNLRGDLIREADK is encoded by the coding sequence ATGGATGAAATGAGACCTGTAGAAGAGAGTCTTGCATCTGTCCCCAGTCCCAAGCAAACAGATGTTGATGACAGCAGCTGTACATCGAAAACCTTTACCTCTGTTGGAACACAGTGGGAAGACCACATCTTCGAGGAGCATTGTTATATTAAGAGACAACACAGTATAACTTATGTAAACCAGTCAACGCAGTGCGATACATTCAAGCCTCTAACTCTGATGAATGACTATGACTCAAATCTCTACACTGGGCTCCCTCTCCACACATTTCATACCCTTGTAGCTGTTCTGCGTCCCCATGAGAATCTGGCTTACCAGACTGAAATTGAACAGCAAATCTTGCTCACACTAATGAAGCTGAAATTAAACCTTTTGATAGAAGATCTTGCCATTCGATTCCGTATATCAGTGAGTCAAGTGAGCAGAATAATTTCTTTTTGGATTGACACCATGGCTGCAGTCTTGAAGGAACTGATACCATGGCTTCCCAAAGAAACAATCAGGGCCACAACACCAGAGGCATACAAGCAACATTATCCCAATGTTACCTGTATCTTAGACTGCAGTGAAAGTGAAGTCCAAAGACCAGGGAACCTAGACTCAAGGTCTGAATCATACAGCCACTACTATGCTTGCAACACCATCAAGTATTTAGTGGCTATTGCACCATGTGGTCTAGTAATGTTTATATCTGCAGCATATGGGGGACGCTGTAGTGACAAATTCATCACGTGTGATTCTGGCATTCTCGAATACCTCCATCCAGGAGATGAAGTGATGGTGGACAGGGGTTTTTTGATTAGAGACTTGTTGTTTGAAAGAAAAGTCAATATGATAATTCCTCACTTTGCCAACAAAATGCAGCTAACAGAAGAAAAAGTCACATGTAGCCGCAGGATTGCAAATGTAAGGATACATGTTGAACGTGCAATTAGGAGACTGAAAGTATACAAGGTGTTATCACAAACCTTGCCTATCACCCTTATGCCAAAGATAGATAAAATTCTGCGTATATGTGCAGCTTTAGTGAATTTGCGTGGTGATCTGATCCGTGAAGCagataaataa